In Leptolyngbya sp. 'hensonii', the following proteins share a genomic window:
- a CDS encoding glycosyltransferase family 39 protein, translating into MQNSTSQSNIQPYLLLLTWIGLLLLSGCWHQSLMAHDEGNYALEARFMVESGDWLARLFWGNPVYTHGIALNWLIAVGYTLFGISDGVARLPSLIACLLSTFFLFEISRILLKDSLAMLASLILGVIFIWLEYARLATQDMLLVCLELTGLWALLQAERLPKGRIIWGFLAGSVIGLGFLVKSFMILLPVVALMPYLVLEHHRHRHLLNPGLYGGLIAGVLVDAIWLKLSLDRYGSLVTHQLFGKISELGAKPFHTDTGWHYYFWNIPINAFPWAFFALIGLWVALKDYRKSPHVWLLIGYPLLLFLLLNLFPTKTPYYILQLHPFTAMFAAIGLVFLSQRLTSRLAQTITYGFGILGIVLAIAGLVLLVKPPGIDWPREANQFGIVALILGAGWSLLPVIPRHVSLAISPQLWIGQLLISSWLALGAVGLLGLVGDYSPALKSVLQEPQIASVLKANPVDFLVQDLDPESHKTWILLSFYTPHLGKLKQQIVELQPSTYAWLSPKINLDGKILYRVIGNVQQWTLVQVEKIP; encoded by the coding sequence ATGCAGAACTCTACATCTCAATCCAATATTCAACCATACCTATTGCTCCTGACCTGGATAGGCTTACTTCTCCTGAGTGGATGCTGGCACCAGAGCCTGATGGCCCATGATGAAGGAAACTATGCCCTTGAAGCCCGGTTTATGGTTGAGTCGGGGGATTGGCTGGCTCGACTGTTCTGGGGAAATCCAGTTTACACCCACGGAATTGCCCTGAACTGGTTGATTGCGGTTGGCTACACCTTGTTCGGGATCAGTGATGGGGTGGCCAGACTGCCCAGTTTGATCGCCTGTCTGTTGAGTACCTTTTTTCTCTTTGAAATCAGCCGGATTCTGCTCAAGGACTCACTGGCTATGCTGGCCAGCTTAATTCTCGGGGTCATTTTTATCTGGCTGGAGTACGCCCGTCTGGCGACCCAGGATATGCTGCTTGTTTGCCTGGAACTCACTGGCCTCTGGGCCTTGCTGCAAGCTGAACGCCTGCCTAAGGGGCGGATTATCTGGGGATTCCTGGCCGGTTCAGTGATTGGCCTGGGATTCCTGGTTAAGAGTTTCATGATCCTGTTACCCGTCGTTGCCCTCATGCCCTATCTGGTGCTTGAACACCACCGTCATCGCCATCTCCTGAATCCTGGCCTCTATGGAGGGTTGATCGCCGGTGTCCTGGTGGATGCGATCTGGTTAAAGTTGAGCCTCGATCGGTATGGCAGTTTGGTGACTCATCAACTGTTTGGAAAAATTTCTGAGCTGGGGGCAAAACCTTTTCACACTGATACAGGATGGCACTACTATTTCTGGAACATTCCCATCAATGCTTTCCCCTGGGCGTTCTTCGCTTTGATTGGCCTCTGGGTCGCCCTCAAAGACTATCGGAAGAGCCCTCATGTCTGGCTGCTGATTGGGTATCCTCTCCTGCTGTTTCTATTGTTAAACCTGTTCCCAACCAAAACTCCCTATTACATTCTGCAACTCCATCCTTTTACAGCCATGTTTGCCGCGATCGGATTGGTTTTCCTCTCACAACGGCTGACCAGTCGGCTGGCCCAAACCATCACTTATGGATTCGGCATACTGGGAATAGTATTGGCGATCGCAGGTCTTGTCTTGCTGGTTAAACCCCCTGGAATTGATTGGCCCCGAGAGGCTAATCAGTTTGGGATTGTTGCTTTGATTTTAGGTGCAGGTTGGAGTTTACTGCCTGTGATTCCCAGACATGTTTCTTTGGCAATTTCACCTCAATTATGGATTGGGCAGTTACTCATTTCAAGCTGGCTTGCATTAGGGGCTGTGGGTCTACTGGGTCTGGTAGGGGACTACAGCCCAGCCTTGAAATCTGTTTTACAAGAGCCCCAAATTGCATCTGTCTTGAAGGCCAACCCGGTTGATTTTTTGGTTCAGGATCTGGATCCTGAATCCCATAAAACCTGGATTTTACTGAGTTTCTATACACCTCATTTAGGCAAGCTAAAACAGCAGATTGTGGAGTTACAACCCTCTACTTATGCCTGGTTGAGCCCAAAGATTAATCTTGATGGCAAAATCCTCTATCGTGTAATCGGTAATGTTCAACAGTGGACGCTTGTTCAAGTTGAAAAAATTCCTTAA
- a CDS encoding MarC family protein produces the protein MLPLFGKAFVTLFVVIDPVSLAPIFMLLTLDRSTAEKLQIARQAVLISALILLVFGLVGSLVLDYLEVSLEAFQAAAGFLLFKLAIDMVFAHTERETEEEEKEARSRQDITVFPLAIPLIAGPGALASVSILSHEAQSYYQGLTIVLGTAGLVLVMTYMILRLSNPLSNLLGQTGINVITRVLGVLLSALAVQYMANGISGLVQNFSV, from the coding sequence ATGCTACCTCTCTTTGGTAAAGCCTTCGTCACCCTCTTTGTCGTCATTGATCCGGTCAGTCTGGCTCCCATTTTTATGCTACTGACCCTTGATCGTTCCACTGCGGAAAAGTTGCAGATTGCCCGTCAGGCCGTCCTGATTTCAGCCCTGATTCTGCTGGTATTTGGCCTGGTTGGTAGCCTGGTGCTGGATTACCTGGAAGTTAGCCTGGAGGCATTTCAGGCGGCAGCAGGATTTCTTTTGTTCAAGCTGGCGATCGACATGGTATTTGCCCATACCGAACGAGAAACCGAAGAGGAAGAGAAAGAGGCCCGCTCCCGCCAGGATATTACGGTATTTCCCCTGGCCATCCCCTTGATTGCAGGGCCAGGAGCTCTGGCCAGTGTTTCCATCCTTTCCCATGAGGCCCAATCCTATTACCAGGGGCTGACGATCGTTCTCGGAACGGCAGGTCTGGTCCTAGTGATGACCTACATGATTTTACGGTTGTCCAATCCCCTCTCTAACCTGCTGGGGCAGACAGGCATTAATGTTATCACTCGGGTTCTGGGTGTGCTCCTTTCGGCCTTGGCTGTGCAATATATGGCCAATGGCATCAGTGGGTTGGTGCAGAATTTCTCTGTCTGA
- a CDS encoding Rpn family recombination-promoting nuclease/putative transposase, which translates to MRRDSIFYRLFQQSPGLLFELLAVSPANAADYRFDSVAVKEPRFEIDGVFLPPDRSEPGVVYFCEVQFQRDERLYERLFGEALLYFYRNRDRYSNWQAVVIYPSRRIEQRETAPYRALLESNQVHRIYLEELGAIEQLPLGVALMVLTTIEEEQASQAARGLLARVQEVPEPGVRRGIIELVTTVMVYKFTNMSRQEVEQMLGISLQETRVYQEAKAEGRQEGRQEGRQEGRQEGRQEGRQEEGRSLLLLLLGQKFGPLPDHLSEQVSALNLDQLESLALALLNFTHLADLENWLQQQ; encoded by the coding sequence ATGCGCCGAGATTCAATTTTTTATCGCCTGTTTCAACAATCTCCTGGTTTACTGTTTGAACTGCTGGCTGTCTCACCCGCTAACGCCGCCGACTATCGGTTTGACTCAGTGGCAGTCAAGGAACCGAGGTTTGAAATTGACGGGGTATTTTTACCTCCCGATAGGTCTGAACCAGGGGTGGTGTATTTTTGTGAGGTGCAGTTTCAACGGGACGAACGACTCTACGAACGGTTATTTGGAGAAGCATTGCTCTATTTCTATCGCAACCGCGATCGATACTCCAACTGGCAGGCAGTGGTAATCTATCCATCTCGCAGGATCGAGCAGCGTGAAACTGCTCCATACAGGGCTTTACTAGAAAGTAACCAGGTCCATCGAATTTATCTGGAGGAGTTGGGCGCGATTGAACAACTGCCCCTGGGAGTGGCTTTGATGGTCTTGACCACAATAGAAGAAGAACAGGCATCCCAGGCAGCCAGAGGGCTTCTAGCCAGAGTCCAGGAAGTACCAGAGCCAGGAGTCCGTCGTGGCATCATAGAACTGGTGACGACAGTTATGGTATACAAGTTCACGAATATGAGTCGGCAGGAGGTAGAGCAGATGCTGGGAATTAGCCTGCAAGAAACGCGAGTCTATCAGGAAGCTAAAGCGGAAGGTCGCCAGGAAGGTCGCCAGGAAGGTCGCCAGGAAGGTCGCCAGGAAGGTCGCCAGGAAGGTCGCCAGGAAGAAGGGCGATCGTTGCTCCTGTTGCTGCTCGGACAGAAATTCGGTCCTTTGCCCGATCACCTATCCGAGCAAGTTTCTGCCCTTAACCTGGACCAGTTAGAGTCCCTGGCCTTAGCTCTTTTAAATTTCACCCATCTCGCTGATCTGGAAAATTGGCTGCAGCAACAATGA
- the pbpC gene encoding penicillin-binding protein 1C: MWRLQGVRSSFLRRYRPIVQGLLAIVLICLTVRLLPYLAPVRAADLNQDEQAIEVTDRHGLPLGTLLTRDQDHTAVVPLNQVSPSFLQAILAAEDGRFYRHGPLEMRAIGRSVLEAIRAGRFRSGASTITMQLAKMVDPVPTTLWGKAQEIWFSWRIAAGMSKDEILQAYINRLPMGGNIYGVEAAARTYFGIPASDLTVAQATLLAALPNDPVYLHPYDHWERLKERQAYVLDRMVKDGYLTPAQARVAKAEPVSLQSRQQGIIAAPHFLFWLASQLPVDHPARIQTTIDRSLQQFVETQVEQVLQTLAPHNVHQAAALVMDNHNGDVLAYVGSPDYFDTAAGGRNDGVQALRQPGSALKPFLYELALEKQVIRPNTVLADVPTRYAIPGARLYSPTDYSERFLGPVRVRVALANSLNVPAVRVLEKTGVGTFLTRLHELGFTHLNQSPDYYGLGLALGSGEVSLWELAQAYVTIANQGQRVRPSLVTASLSFEPKTLQRTSDKGPMTIGSSVVWALITDILRDSHARARAFGVNSVLNLPFSAAVKTGTSSDFRDTWTVGFTRDYTVATWVGNFNGEPMRQVSGVTGAAPLWNRILLHLHEQQEPTAFPPPAGMIERPVCALSGMKPTPACPAVVQEYFFPEDLAAYERQPDTFYQAVVSPGQGLPYRLNLPSEYNEWLALQQPHLAQGNLRIVAPRNGDYFVIDAAAMQNSDSPQQLEFKLASMPSQPVEWWLNGEKLATRSTSSLFWSPRPGNWTLEVRSSSGVDSVQFQIQIAAARTYRRGFSVAPPSR, translated from the coding sequence ATGTGGAGATTGCAGGGCGTTAGATCAAGTTTTTTACGGCGATATAGACCGATCGTGCAAGGGCTTCTGGCGATTGTCCTGATCTGCCTGACGGTGCGCCTGCTCCCCTATTTGGCCCCCGTCCGAGCTGCAGATTTGAACCAGGATGAACAGGCGATCGAGGTCACCGATCGCCATGGTCTGCCCCTGGGCACCCTCCTGACTCGGGACCAGGACCATACCGCTGTCGTCCCTTTGAATCAGGTCTCCCCCAGCTTCCTCCAGGCGATCCTGGCGGCGGAGGATGGTCGCTTCTACCGACACGGTCCTTTAGAGATGCGGGCGATCGGGCGATCGGTGCTGGAGGCCATCCGGGCCGGTCGTTTCCGCAGTGGAGCTTCTACCATCACCATGCAACTGGCTAAGATGGTGGACCCCGTCCCCACTACCCTCTGGGGCAAAGCCCAGGAGATCTGGTTCTCCTGGCGCATTGCCGCCGGTATGAGCAAGGATGAGATTCTCCAGGCTTACATCAACCGCTTGCCCATGGGAGGCAATATCTATGGGGTGGAGGCTGCCGCCCGGACCTACTTCGGTATTCCTGCCAGCGACCTGACGGTCGCTCAGGCGACCCTACTGGCAGCCCTGCCCAATGACCCGGTGTACCTCCACCCCTATGACCACTGGGAGCGGCTGAAGGAGCGGCAGGCTTATGTCCTCGATCGCATGGTCAAAGATGGCTATCTTACCCCGGCCCAGGCCAGGGTAGCCAAAGCTGAACCCGTTTCTCTGCAATCCCGGCAGCAGGGTATCATCGCTGCTCCCCATTTTCTCTTCTGGCTGGCCAGCCAGCTCCCAGTAGACCATCCTGCCCGTATCCAGACGACGATCGATCGATCGCTGCAGCAATTTGTCGAAACTCAAGTAGAGCAGGTTCTCCAAACCCTGGCCCCCCACAACGTCCATCAGGCTGCCGCTCTGGTGATGGACAACCACAATGGCGACGTTCTCGCTTATGTCGGTTCCCCAGATTACTTCGATACTGCTGCAGGAGGACGTAATGATGGTGTCCAGGCCCTCCGCCAGCCTGGTTCGGCCTTAAAACCATTTCTCTATGAACTGGCTCTGGAAAAGCAGGTCATTCGCCCCAATACCGTACTGGCTGATGTGCCAACCCGTTATGCCATTCCGGGAGCAAGGCTGTATAGCCCTACAGACTACAGTGAGAGGTTTCTGGGACCGGTGCGAGTGCGGGTAGCCCTGGCTAATTCCCTCAACGTCCCGGCAGTCAGAGTCCTGGAAAAAACTGGGGTCGGAACCTTTCTGACTCGCCTGCATGAGCTGGGGTTCACCCATCTGAACCAATCCCCCGACTATTACGGTCTTGGTTTGGCTCTAGGCAGCGGGGAAGTCAGTCTTTGGGAACTGGCCCAGGCTTATGTCACGATCGCGAATCAAGGTCAAAGGGTTAGACCGTCATTGGTCACTGCTTCTTTGTCATTTGAACCGAAAACTCTACAAAGGACGAGTGACAAAGGACCAATGACTATCGGTTCATCCGTGGTCTGGGCTTTGATCACGGATATCCTGAGGGACTCCCACGCCAGGGCCAGAGCCTTTGGGGTGAATTCGGTTCTGAACTTACCCTTTTCGGCAGCCGTGAAAACGGGCACCTCCTCGGATTTTCGAGATACCTGGACCGTGGGCTTCACCAGAGACTACACGGTAGCCACCTGGGTGGGAAACTTTAATGGAGAACCCATGCGCCAGGTTTCTGGGGTGACCGGGGCTGCGCCCCTATGGAATCGGATTCTGCTGCACCTGCATGAACAGCAGGAACCGACAGCCTTCCCACCGCCAGCAGGGATGATCGAACGACCTGTTTGTGCCCTATCCGGGATGAAGCCAACCCCAGCCTGCCCTGCTGTGGTCCAGGAGTATTTTTTCCCTGAAGACCTGGCTGCCTATGAGCGCCAGCCCGATACTTTTTATCAAGCTGTTGTCTCTCCAGGCCAGGGTCTGCCCTATCGCCTCAATCTGCCTTCGGAGTATAACGAATGGCTGGCCCTGCAACAGCCGCACCTGGCCCAGGGCAATCTCCGCATTGTGGCTCCCCGCAATGGGGACTATTTCGTGATTGATGCAGCGGCGATGCAAAACTCGGACAGTCCTCAGCAACTGGAGTTCAAACTGGCCTCTATGCCAAGCCAGCCTGTTGAATGGTGGCTGAATGGGGAGAAACTGGCCACTCGATCGACTTCTTCCCTGTTCTGGTCCCCCCGTCCCGGTAACTGGACCCTGGAAGTCCGCAGTAGCAGCGGCGTGGACAGCGTCCAGTTCCAGATCCAGATCGCTGCAGCCAGAACATACCGTCGGGGGTTCTCAGTGGCTCCCCCTTCCCGGTAG
- a CDS encoding glycosyltransferase family 39 protein: protein MRMIKNAQKSLEQHPILFLLITGLSTRLYNLQSPILGIHSWRQADTAAMARNFYENGYNFLYPQVDWGGNSSGYCETEFPIYSYIIALIYKFTGVFEAYGRLLSIIFALIGIYFLYRLIEDYLGKKTAFWSCLIYSILPLNIYYSRTFQAESMTLMAGIISIYGFSCWLNSGKKWQLLSSACFLALACLLKVLPIVYFGLPIAYLAYLNYGKKMVFKISIWLYVGFVSIVTILWYYHAHQIYLESNLTFGFWSNQSDRFKFSLLVSVQFWLDILFRLIFRHFAVFGFPIFLIGLTMQRKAAQEYMFDVGLLGVLITTIAVPTSSYIHEYYQLPFMVFAVPFIGKVLANMSHLASPTLKYSLTTCLILIFALGSGIYALDYMRPEQPKKSDVYALAQQIQALTPPSSIVVAMTGGDPTLLYLSHRKGWLVVPEQITDDYLTQRTAEGAGYLVGNYTVIQSYAPFTDIAQKQRIRTIIQTRSRVLVNTDRFFIGAIP from the coding sequence ATGAGAATGATCAAAAATGCTCAGAAGAGCCTGGAGCAACATCCAATTTTATTCCTTTTGATAACTGGTTTGTCCACCAGACTTTACAACTTGCAATCGCCTATCCTGGGTATTCATTCCTGGCGTCAGGCCGATACAGCTGCCATGGCCCGCAATTTCTATGAAAATGGGTACAATTTTTTGTATCCTCAAGTTGATTGGGGTGGTAACTCTTCAGGATATTGTGAAACAGAATTTCCTATCTATTCCTATATCATTGCATTAATTTATAAATTTACAGGTGTCTTTGAAGCTTATGGTAGGCTTCTATCGATTATTTTTGCCCTGATTGGAATCTACTTTTTGTATCGACTGATTGAGGATTATTTAGGTAAAAAAACTGCTTTTTGGAGCTGTTTGATTTATTCAATATTGCCCCTGAATATCTACTACAGCCGAACCTTTCAGGCAGAATCCATGACCTTAATGGCAGGTATTATCAGTATATATGGATTCTCCTGCTGGTTGAATTCAGGCAAAAAATGGCAATTACTGTCATCTGCCTGCTTTCTGGCTCTGGCCTGCTTACTTAAAGTTTTACCGATCGTATATTTTGGTTTACCTATTGCCTACCTCGCCTATTTAAACTATGGCAAAAAGATGGTCTTTAAGATATCTATCTGGCTCTATGTGGGATTTGTTTCAATCGTCACAATCCTCTGGTACTATCATGCCCATCAAATCTATTTAGAGTCCAATCTTACCTTTGGCTTCTGGAGCAATCAAAGCGATCGATTTAAATTTTCTTTGCTGGTGTCAGTCCAATTTTGGCTTGATATCTTGTTCCGCTTGATTTTTCGACACTTTGCTGTTTTTGGCTTCCCCATTTTTTTAATTGGGCTAACCATGCAGCGCAAAGCTGCGCAAGAATATATGTTCGATGTGGGATTGTTGGGAGTTCTTATTACAACTATTGCCGTACCGACTTCTAGCTATATTCACGAATACTATCAGTTGCCTTTTATGGTTTTTGCTGTCCCTTTTATAGGGAAAGTACTAGCCAATATGTCTCATCTTGCCTCACCCACGCTGAAATATTCTTTGACAACCTGTCTGATTCTAATTTTTGCTTTGGGATCAGGCATCTATGCATTGGACTATATGCGTCCTGAGCAACCTAAAAAATCAGATGTGTATGCTCTGGCTCAACAGATTCAAGCGTTAACACCACCATCCTCGATCGTCGTTGCAATGACCGGTGGCGATCCCACCTTGCTATATCTCTCTCATCGCAAAGGCTGGTTGGTGGTTCCCGAACAAATTACAGATGATTACCTCACACAACGGACTGCTGAGGGGGCAGGCTACCTAGTTGGCAACTACACCGTCATTCAGAGCTATGCTCCTTTCACAGATATCGCCCAAAAGCAAAGAATCCGCACAATCATCCAGACTCGTTCCAGGGTACTGGTCAATACAGACCGCTTCTTTATCGGTGCCATTCCGTAG
- a CDS encoding glycosyltransferase family 39 protein, translating into MKLYGVKGRDILVLVALWGVATIVDRVWFSLDQAPPAWDQGDHLTRAMNYWRVLQTPEIFSSTWWTQLWSLSPGYRAPFVYLATVPFLALCGKGHDSATLVNLLFTAILISSVYLMGRRLFDARTGLWAAALCLIAPSMALMRTDYLLDYGLTAIVAFTMMALTYWRLASSQLRSWLWSLTFGFGCGLTILARPNGLLFLVLPIAWVVLEDLFRRRWLRLLQLAGAFLLAWLIFGGWFTTNWLTILTALGRANTWGVLYQHDPARKGWLGWLYYGRILPNMVSPPIFCLALGCALLHLGSRFRQHRLGKILHPQAVSRRWVWSWLIFFCLGAYLFYSWTLNKEFRFILPYLPIVLLMLARSLAYASGPWMTRLRWGAAAIASAMTLTVLFPLPTLISVSEPHLPYLGDPYPNSEVIAAITQEQPYLRSTLGVAVNTSQINPMNMDFYGSLANFQVYGRQLGISEKTVKQDGRALNWYLTKTQNQGVYEGIEAGQVALKAEVEQNPKLQLQRTWSLPDSSQLHLYQRRHLPIQVEPSSRSATQVQLLQVEVPGTAPPGKPIPVTYKWSGPWADLRDGLVLLTWQQEGGGTSAWYHDHGIALGELMAGAEFPEANQEFQITEHLAMQPPASFPAGSYRLQAAYLNRRSGKTYPLVGPQVQVTLTAQATASPAPELDLVTQLRQLSTGLPAGKLDALFDEIGRINQYDPIQDYVIQAEQTLLYRLQQDPDRLDLLYNLVLTYILQYRAASATQMLTKITRLDAQNPYAWAYLGFIHLYQWQGRKAEVVLEQAYRLNPQLPELRTLRIVSAAMQLNLPLAWKRAQ; encoded by the coding sequence ATGAAATTATACGGGGTTAAGGGAAGAGATATTCTTGTGCTGGTGGCCCTTTGGGGAGTGGCCACGATCGTGGATCGGGTCTGGTTTTCCCTGGATCAAGCACCTCCAGCCTGGGATCAGGGAGATCATCTGACTCGGGCCATGAACTACTGGCGAGTTCTGCAAACCCCTGAGATCTTCTCTTCTACCTGGTGGACCCAGCTCTGGTCCCTATCCCCAGGATACCGTGCCCCCTTTGTGTATCTGGCAACCGTTCCTTTTTTAGCCCTATGCGGCAAAGGGCACGACTCCGCCACCCTGGTCAACCTGCTGTTCACGGCCATTCTGATCAGCTCGGTCTATCTGATGGGACGGAGGCTCTTTGACGCCCGTACTGGACTCTGGGCTGCAGCACTTTGCCTGATCGCTCCCAGTATGGCCCTGATGCGCACGGATTACCTGCTGGACTATGGCCTGACCGCGATCGTGGCCTTTACCATGATGGCCCTGACTTACTGGCGGTTGGCCTCCAGTCAGCTTCGCTCCTGGTTGTGGAGCCTTACTTTCGGTTTTGGTTGTGGCCTGACCATTCTGGCTCGCCCTAACGGTCTGCTGTTTCTGGTTCTGCCCATCGCCTGGGTCGTTCTGGAGGATCTGTTCCGGCGTCGATGGCTGCGGTTGCTGCAACTGGCTGGGGCGTTCCTTTTAGCCTGGCTCATCTTTGGAGGCTGGTTTACAACCAATTGGCTGACTATTCTCACTGCTCTGGGACGGGCGAATACCTGGGGGGTTCTCTACCAGCACGATCCGGCCCGCAAGGGTTGGTTAGGCTGGCTCTACTATGGGCGCATCTTGCCCAATATGGTTTCGCCACCTATCTTTTGCCTAGCTCTGGGCTGTGCCCTCCTCCATCTCGGGTCAAGATTTCGCCAGCATCGGCTCGGAAAAATTCTTCATCCCCAGGCTGTATCCAGGCGTTGGGTCTGGTCCTGGTTGATTTTCTTCTGTCTGGGAGCTTATCTTTTCTACTCCTGGACCTTAAACAAGGAATTTCGATTCATTCTGCCCTACCTGCCGATCGTGCTACTGATGCTGGCACGATCGCTAGCCTATGCTTCTGGCCCCTGGATGACTCGTCTGCGCTGGGGAGCAGCAGCGATTGCCAGTGCAATGACCCTAACGGTCCTGTTTCCCTTGCCCACCCTGATTTCGGTCTCAGAGCCGCACCTGCCTTACCTGGGGGATCCCTATCCCAATTCTGAGGTCATTGCAGCCATCACGCAGGAGCAGCCCTACCTCCGATCGACCCTGGGTGTGGCCGTGAATACCAGTCAGATCAATCCCATGAATATGGACTTCTATGGCTCCCTGGCCAATTTTCAGGTTTATGGGCGGCAATTGGGAATTAGCGAAAAAACAGTTAAACAGGATGGGCGTGCCCTGAACTGGTACCTCACGAAAACCCAAAACCAGGGTGTTTATGAGGGCATTGAGGCTGGTCAAGTGGCTCTGAAGGCTGAAGTTGAGCAAAATCCAAAATTGCAATTGCAGCGGACCTGGTCCTTACCCGATAGCAGCCAGTTGCATCTGTATCAGCGGCGGCACCTTCCGATTCAGGTTGAGCCCTCTTCCCGATCGGCAACCCAGGTCCAGTTGCTCCAGGTTGAAGTCCCTGGCACTGCTCCACCAGGGAAACCGATCCCAGTGACCTATAAATGGTCTGGTCCCTGGGCTGACCTGCGGGATGGCCTGGTACTGCTCACCTGGCAACAGGAAGGAGGTGGGACTTCCGCCTGGTATCATGACCACGGCATTGCCTTGGGAGAATTAATGGCAGGGGCAGAATTTCCTGAGGCAAATCAGGAATTTCAGATCACAGAGCATCTGGCCATGCAACCTCCAGCGTCCTTTCCTGCAGGCTCCTACAGGCTGCAAGCGGCTTACCTGAACCGTCGATCGGGCAAGACCTATCCCCTCGTCGGACCGCAGGTGCAGGTGACTTTGACGGCTCAGGCGACTGCCAGCCCCGCCCCAGAATTGGATCTGGTAACCCAACTGCGGCAGCTTTCCACTGGGCTTCCTGCTGGAAAACTCGATGCGCTCTTTGATGAAATTGGCCGGATCAATCAGTACGATCCAATTCAAGACTATGTTATTCAAGCAGAGCAGACCCTGCTTTACCGACTCCAACAGGACCCCGATCGGTTGGATCTGCTCTACAATCTGGTGCTGACTTACATCCTGCAATACAGGGCTGCCTCAGCGACACAAATGCTGACTAAAATCACTCGCCTGGACGCCCAAAATCCTTATGCCTGGGCTTACCTGGGCTTTATCCATCTCTATCAATGGCAGGGGCGCAAGGCAGAAGTCGTTCTGGAGCAGGCCTATCGCTTAAATCCTCAGTTGCCTGAACTGCGGACTCTCCGAATTGTATCGGCAGCCATGCAGTTAAACTTACCCCTGGCATGGAAAAGGGCTCAATAG
- the rbsK gene encoding ribokinase yields MTILVFGSINMDLVARTPRLPVTGETILGHSFHTSPGGKGANQAVAAARLGAPVTMVGRVGADGFGQELLSSLQTAGVQTKAVLVDGSDHSGVALIAVDDRGENQIIVTPGVNRRVSRQDVDRLIPLLPGTTNLLLQFEVPLPAVRAAAQAARAAGVRVILDPAPCRPDIPDDLYPLVDIITPNEIEAEQLVGFPITCPEAWTEAAATLLRRGVGIAIIKLGVRGVFCASVQEVFFAPAFPVQAVDTVAAGDAFNGGLAVALAEGLSLKQAVMWGAAAGALSTTKAGAQVAMPDRPTLDGFLRNQSILV; encoded by the coding sequence ATGACCATTCTTGTTTTCGGCAGCATCAATATGGACCTGGTGGCCCGGACACCTCGCCTGCCCGTGACCGGAGAAACGATTCTGGGCCATAGTTTTCACACCAGTCCGGGGGGCAAGGGAGCCAACCAGGCTGTGGCTGCAGCTCGCCTGGGAGCCCCGGTGACGATGGTGGGTCGGGTTGGAGCCGATGGCTTTGGCCAGGAGTTATTGAGTAGTCTCCAGACCGCTGGGGTGCAGACAAAAGCCGTCCTGGTGGATGGGTCCGATCACTCTGGGGTGGCCTTGATTGCGGTGGACGATCGGGGGGAGAACCAGATTATCGTCACCCCTGGTGTCAACCGACGGGTCAGTCGGCAAGATGTGGACCGATTAATCCCGTTGTTACCAGGAACCACTAATCTGTTGCTCCAGTTTGAAGTTCCTCTCCCGGCAGTAAGGGCCGCTGCTCAGGCAGCCAGGGCCGCAGGGGTGCGGGTAATTCTGGATCCAGCTCCCTGCCGCCCCGATATTCCCGACGATTTATATCCCTTGGTGGACATCATCACCCCCAATGAGATTGAGGCAGAGCAACTGGTTGGGTTTCCCATCACCTGCCCGGAAGCCTGGACTGAAGCGGCTGCCACCTTGCTCCGACGGGGGGTGGGCATTGCTATCATCAAGCTGGGGGTCAGGGGAGTCTTTTGTGCCTCTGTGCAGGAAGTTTTCTTTGCCCCAGCCTTTCCGGTGCAAGCTGTGGATACGGTAGCCGCCGGAGATGCCTTTAATGGGGGATTAGCTGTGGCTCTGGCCGAGGGACTATCCCTGAAACAGGCCGTGATGTGGGGAGCTGCGGCAGGAGCCCTCTCCACTACGAAAGCAGGGGCTCAGGTAGCCATGCCCGATCGACCCACCCTGGACGGCTTCCTCCGGAACCAGTCCATTCTGGTATAG